In Herbaspirillum seropedicae, a single window of DNA contains:
- a CDS encoding OsmC domain/YcaO domain-containing protein codes for MEIKVNFLDKLRLEAKFDDFTVIADQPIRYKGDGSAPGPFDYFLASSALCAAYFVKLYCNTRNISTENIRLSQNNIVDPENRYQQTFKIQVELPADIEEADRRGILRSIERCTVKKVVQQGPEFVIEEVESLDADAQSLLTLKPEAGVSTHILGKDLPLEQTIANMSGLLAELGIKIEIASWRNIIPNVWSLHIRDAHSPMCFTNGKGATKESALASALGEYIERISNNHFYAGSYWGEDIANAEFVHYPNERWFKPGRGDKLPKEILDAYCLGIYNADGELRASHLVDTNSGNAERGICSLPYVRQSDGEVVYFPSNLVENLFVSNGMSAGNTLPEAQVQCLSEIFERAVKREILEGEICLPDVPQEVLAKYPGIVAGIQGLEEQGFPVLVKDASLGGVYPVMCVTLMNPRTGGVFASFGAHPSFEVALERSLTELLQGRSFEGLNDLPQPTFESNAVTEPNNFVEHFIDSSGIVSWRFFSAKPHYEFVEWDFSSQGDHANAEEAATLFAILEDMGKEAYVAVYDQLGATACRILVPGYSEVYPVEDLIWDNTNKALLFRADILNLHRLDDEALAALLDRLENNELDEYSDIATLIGIDFDENTVWGQLTVLELKLLIHLALQQFEEAHELVGAFLQYNDNSVERGLFYQALNVVLEVELDEELALEDYETNFRRMFGNERMDAAIGSITGSVRFFGLTPTSMKLEGLDRHQRLLDSYRKLHKARARFAQAAAAA; via the coding sequence ATGGAAATCAAAGTCAACTTCCTCGACAAGCTGCGTCTTGAAGCCAAGTTCGACGACTTTACCGTCATCGCCGACCAGCCTATCCGCTACAAGGGAGATGGCTCGGCGCCTGGCCCCTTCGACTACTTCCTGGCGTCCTCGGCGCTGTGCGCAGCCTACTTCGTGAAGCTGTACTGCAATACGCGCAACATTTCCACCGAGAACATCCGGCTGTCCCAGAACAATATCGTCGATCCGGAAAACCGCTACCAGCAGACCTTCAAGATCCAGGTGGAACTGCCGGCCGACATCGAGGAGGCGGATCGCCGCGGCATCTTGCGCTCCATCGAGCGCTGTACCGTCAAGAAGGTGGTCCAGCAAGGGCCGGAATTCGTCATCGAGGAAGTGGAAAGCCTGGACGCTGATGCGCAATCCCTGCTGACCCTCAAGCCCGAGGCCGGTGTGAGCACGCACATCCTGGGCAAGGATCTGCCGCTGGAACAGACCATCGCCAACATGTCGGGCTTGCTGGCCGAACTGGGCATCAAGATCGAGATCGCTTCCTGGCGCAACATCATTCCCAATGTATGGTCGCTGCACATCCGCGACGCGCACTCGCCCATGTGCTTCACCAACGGCAAGGGCGCCACCAAGGAAAGCGCGCTGGCCTCGGCCCTGGGCGAATACATCGAACGCATCAGCAACAACCACTTCTACGCCGGTTCCTACTGGGGCGAGGACATCGCCAACGCCGAGTTCGTGCATTACCCCAATGAGCGCTGGTTCAAGCCCGGGCGCGGAGACAAGCTGCCCAAGGAAATCCTGGATGCGTATTGCCTGGGGATCTACAACGCCGATGGCGAGCTGCGCGCTTCGCATCTGGTCGATACCAATTCCGGTAACGCAGAGCGCGGTATCTGCTCGCTGCCTTACGTACGCCAATCGGACGGCGAGGTGGTGTATTTCCCGTCGAACCTGGTCGAGAATCTCTTTGTCAGCAACGGCATGAGCGCCGGCAATACCCTGCCCGAAGCGCAGGTGCAATGTCTCTCCGAGATCTTCGAGCGCGCGGTCAAGCGTGAAATCCTGGAAGGAGAGATCTGCCTGCCCGACGTGCCCCAGGAAGTGCTGGCGAAATACCCCGGCATCGTCGCAGGCATCCAGGGCCTGGAAGAGCAGGGTTTCCCGGTGCTGGTCAAGGATGCCTCGCTGGGCGGCGTCTATCCGGTGATGTGCGTGACCTTGATGAACCCGCGCACAGGCGGCGTCTTTGCCTCCTTCGGCGCCCACCCGAGCTTTGAGGTGGCGCTGGAGCGCAGCCTGACCGAACTGCTGCAAGGGCGCAGCTTCGAGGGTCTCAACGATCTGCCCCAGCCGACCTTCGAGAGCAATGCCGTGACCGAGCCTAACAACTTCGTCGAGCACTTCATCGATTCGTCCGGCATCGTGTCGTGGCGCTTTTTCAGCGCCAAGCCACACTACGAGTTCGTGGAATGGGATTTCTCCAGCCAGGGCGACCATGCCAACGCCGAGGAGGCCGCTACCCTGTTCGCCATCCTCGAGGACATGGGCAAGGAAGCCTATGTCGCGGTGTACGACCAACTGGGCGCCACGGCTTGCCGTATCCTGGTGCCGGGCTATTCCGAGGTGTATCCGGTGGAAGACCTGATCTGGGACAACACCAACAAGGCACTGCTGTTCCGCGCCGATATCCTGAACCTGCATCGCCTGGACGACGAGGCCCTGGCCGCCCTGCTCGACCGCCTGGAAAACAACGAGCTGGATGAGTACTCCGATATCGCCACCCTGATCGGTATCGACTTCGATGAAAACACCGTCTGGGGCCAGCTCACCGTGCTCGAGCTGAAGCTGCTGATCCACCTGGCCCTGCAACAGTTCGAAGAGGCGCATGAACTGGTTGGCGCCTTCCTGCAGTACAACGACAACTCGGTCGAACGCGGTCTGTTCTACCAGGCCCTCAATGTCGTGCTGGAAGTGGAACTGGATGAGGAATTGGCGCTGGAAGACTACGAGACCAACTTCCGCCGCATGTTCGGTAACGAGCGCATGGACGCCGCCATCGGATCGATCACCGGAAGCGTGCGCTTCTTTGGCTTGACGCCGACCAGCATGAAGCTCGAAGGCCTGGACCGCCATCAACGCCTGCTCGACAGCTATCGCAAGCTGCACAAGGCGCGCGCCAGGTTTGCGCAAGCGGCTGCGGCGGCCTGA
- a CDS encoding response regulator, whose protein sequence is MHGASGTSTVLVVEDNSEVRALYSEVLRSDGYRVLEAANGTLALSVLFDRPGDVDVILTDLRMPLMDGLELAETLKADERFSAIPLVLLSATPMTNSWHARKNFAALLTKPCPLNLLLSTIEAVL, encoded by the coding sequence ATGCATGGAGCGTCGGGCACTTCTACCGTACTGGTTGTTGAAGACAATAGCGAAGTCCGGGCGCTTTATTCTGAAGTGCTAAGGAGCGACGGATACCGCGTGCTCGAGGCGGCGAATGGGACACTGGCCCTGAGCGTCCTGTTTGATCGCCCGGGAGACGTGGACGTGATCCTGACCGACCTGCGGATGCCGTTGATGGACGGTCTGGAGTTGGCTGAAACACTAAAAGCGGATGAACGATTTTCGGCAATACCCCTCGTACTGTTAAGCGCCACCCCGATGACGAACTCCTGGCATGCGAGAAAGAACTTCGCCGCCTTGCTGACCAAGCCCTGTCCATTGAATCTGCTGCTTTCAACCATTGAAGCCGTGCTCTAG
- a CDS encoding sensor histidine kinase — translation MSGRPILRLSDFIRSRMEPILEAWEAFAKTIHPPALTMDSKALRNHASLMLAAIADDLEKTQTEEQEIAKSEGRAPAHADDTAAETHAIARLLSGFSVEQLASEYRALRSSVLRLWAKEWKEGYETNVDDITRFNEAIDQALAESLARYTKLLDQSRNLFLAILGHDLRNPLGATIHGAQIMLLAEDIDDRHRKIAARIYNSGQRMSKLVADLLDYTRTHLGSGLPLEISSANVGDIAQRVIDEISTSHPDKVITLKTSGELNGEWDKERIAQAISNLLGNAVQHGATGEAIKVEISASRGEVHVAINNKGPLIPEEKLHTIFDPLVRLVANGGEGSGQGGSMGLGLYIVREVASAHGGSVTASSSTAEGTTFTIRLPRDPSRRPADHQASPQVRHWEGDK, via the coding sequence ATGTCTGGAAGACCGATCCTACGATTGTCCGACTTCATTCGTTCGCGCATGGAACCCATCCTCGAAGCCTGGGAGGCATTTGCAAAGACGATTCATCCTCCTGCCTTGACGATGGATTCGAAAGCCTTGCGCAATCACGCTTCGCTGATGCTCGCAGCCATTGCCGACGATCTGGAGAAGACACAGACCGAGGAGCAGGAGATCGCGAAGTCGGAAGGACGGGCGCCCGCCCACGCTGACGACACCGCAGCGGAGACCCACGCCATCGCCAGGTTGTTGTCGGGGTTCAGCGTTGAACAGCTGGCTTCCGAATATCGGGCGCTCCGTTCCAGCGTATTGCGGCTGTGGGCGAAGGAGTGGAAAGAAGGATATGAAACCAACGTGGATGACATTACGCGGTTCAACGAGGCGATTGATCAGGCCCTCGCGGAATCGCTGGCCCGCTATACGAAGCTGCTGGATCAGTCGCGCAACCTCTTCCTGGCCATATTGGGACACGACCTGCGCAACCCGCTGGGGGCGACCATCCACGGCGCGCAGATCATGCTGCTGGCAGAGGATATCGACGATAGGCACCGCAAGATTGCGGCGCGCATCTACAACAGCGGGCAACGCATGAGCAAGCTGGTCGCCGATCTGCTCGACTATACCCGGACCCATCTGGGATCTGGACTGCCACTGGAGATCAGCTCCGCCAACGTGGGTGACATCGCGCAACGTGTCATTGACGAAATCTCCACGTCACACCCCGACAAAGTCATCACCTTGAAGACGTCGGGCGAGCTCAATGGAGAATGGGACAAGGAGCGCATTGCGCAGGCCATTTCCAATCTGCTGGGCAATGCCGTGCAGCATGGCGCCACTGGCGAAGCGATCAAGGTAGAAATTTCGGCTTCTCGAGGTGAAGTCCATGTGGCCATCAACAATAAAGGCCCCCTGATCCCCGAGGAAAAGCTGCATACGATATTCGACCCGCTCGTGCGCCTCGTCGCCAATGGCGGAGAAGGATCCGGGCAAGGCGGCAGCATGGGACTTGGGCTCTATATCGTCAGAGAGGTGGCAAGCGCCCACGGCGGCTCCGTTACGGCAAGCTCCTCGACGGCAGAAGGCACCACCTTCACGATCCGACTGCCACGCGATCCATCGAGGCGGCCGGCGGACCACCAGGCATCACCGCAGGTCCGTCACTGGGAAGGCGACAAGTGA
- a CDS encoding GIN domain-containing protein: MNKEEFLRTLRSALHGAAPSEIDDILADYRNHFDESSASGRSEEATAAALGDPVWLGREHLADLRDEAGGWLGAVKRFWTGMRQRRQRVGDNTERELAWIPGSRMVIRLPAEVSWRPAEQARAVLRGPAWLIEHVRLDSQQLRGRFKWRLFHSNHLRLELEGPAIETWSTVGSADLRLLNVSQAALRLELCGSGDIRVAGRAQHVTANVMGSGEIDLSLLEHLRATVKVVGSGEVKLGPSEEADLSLQGSGDITLLTRPTTIRTHVLGSGDIRMEGGWR; the protein is encoded by the coding sequence ATGAATAAGGAAGAGTTCCTGCGAACCCTACGCAGCGCCTTGCACGGCGCTGCGCCCAGTGAGATCGACGACATCCTTGCGGACTATCGCAACCATTTCGATGAATCCTCCGCCAGTGGCCGCAGCGAGGAGGCCACGGCGGCAGCGCTGGGCGATCCCGTGTGGCTGGGCCGCGAACACCTCGCAGATTTGCGCGATGAGGCGGGTGGATGGCTTGGGGCGGTAAAACGTTTCTGGACTGGCATGAGGCAGCGCCGCCAGCGCGTGGGCGACAACACCGAGCGCGAACTGGCCTGGATACCAGGTTCCCGCATGGTCATCCGCCTGCCCGCAGAAGTGTCCTGGCGACCCGCCGAACAGGCGCGGGCGGTGTTGCGTGGCCCAGCGTGGCTGATCGAACACGTGCGCCTGGATAGCCAGCAATTGCGTGGCCGCTTCAAATGGCGTCTGTTCCATAGCAACCATCTTCGGCTGGAGCTGGAAGGCCCTGCCATCGAAACCTGGTCAACGGTGGGTAGCGCCGATCTGCGTTTGCTCAACGTCTCCCAGGCTGCCTTGCGCCTGGAGCTCTGTGGCAGCGGCGACATCCGGGTCGCAGGACGCGCGCAACACGTGACGGCGAACGTGATGGGCTCGGGCGAGATCGACCTGAGCCTGCTCGAACACCTGCGCGCCACCGTGAAGGTGGTCGGTTCAGGGGAGGTCAAGCTTGGCCCTAGCGAAGAAGCAGACCTGTCGCTTCAGGGAAGCGGGGATATCACCTTGCTGACCAGGCCGACGACTATCCGGACCCATGTTCTGGGCAGCGGCGATATCCGCATGGAGGGCGGGTGGCGTTGA
- a CDS encoding PadR family transcriptional regulator: MPSQLKKGVLELCVLALLAQGDSYAYDLARNLAQAVDMGEGTIYPLMRRLQTDGLVDSYQQESESGPSRKYYRLTEAGLLSLTAQKQDWQRFTASVNSILGVTHE, from the coding sequence ATCCCCAGCCAGTTGAAGAAAGGCGTGCTCGAGCTCTGCGTGCTGGCCTTGCTCGCCCAGGGTGACAGTTACGCCTATGACCTGGCGCGCAATCTTGCGCAGGCGGTCGACATGGGGGAAGGGACGATCTATCCATTGATGCGCCGCCTGCAGACCGACGGCCTGGTCGACAGCTACCAGCAGGAGTCCGAGAGCGGGCCTTCGCGCAAGTACTACCGTCTCACCGAAGCAGGCTTGTTGTCGCTGACGGCCCAGAAACAGGATTGGCAGCGCTTCACTGCCTCCGTCAATTCCATCCTCGGAGTCACCCATGAATAA
- a CDS encoding MurR/RpiR family transcriptional regulator, with translation MAAELKNKIKRASTTESRDDSVPRTVEELRSLTVRIGRGKAEFSLGVKAHAVLAKLVERPEEVAVRSITDLAASLGVNASTLTRLATRLGYSGFVDFQNVFRDGLASSHRNFYSQQAQRLITDGPGRHEGDVLAVAQLAAESARNMESCLAQLSAVELRGAVKLLARARHVRIYGVRQMHSLASFLCYGLGMIRSEVSLLDAPGQGIAEGLAQLQRGDVLVVASVSPYTRIVAEVAQAASNAGLNVIALTDNRASPLVSSAKYAFFVPHESSFFSNSIGAYVVFSEGLMNLVARDLGSEALSALERREGFITDLRIECQ, from the coding sequence ATGGCCGCAGAGCTGAAAAACAAGATTAAGCGTGCAAGCACGACTGAATCGCGAGACGATTCCGTTCCGCGAACAGTTGAGGAGCTGCGTTCTTTGACCGTCCGTATAGGACGTGGAAAAGCGGAATTCTCACTGGGCGTTAAGGCGCATGCAGTCTTGGCGAAGCTGGTTGAGCGTCCCGAGGAAGTCGCTGTTCGCAGTATTACTGACCTGGCTGCCTCGTTGGGGGTCAATGCATCAACATTGACCCGACTGGCGACAAGGCTAGGATATAGCGGATTCGTCGATTTTCAGAACGTTTTCAGGGATGGGCTGGCCAGCTCGCACCGTAATTTCTACAGCCAGCAGGCGCAGCGCTTGATCACCGACGGACCTGGGCGCCATGAAGGTGATGTTCTGGCCGTGGCGCAGCTTGCTGCGGAATCAGCGCGAAACATGGAGAGTTGCTTGGCGCAGCTCTCCGCAGTTGAATTGCGTGGCGCCGTAAAGTTATTGGCCCGCGCCAGACATGTCCGCATTTATGGTGTTCGCCAGATGCACTCACTGGCGAGTTTTCTCTGCTACGGGCTCGGAATGATACGTTCGGAAGTCAGTCTTCTGGATGCGCCAGGGCAGGGTATCGCTGAGGGCTTGGCTCAGTTGCAACGCGGCGATGTGCTCGTCGTGGCCAGCGTCTCACCCTATACCCGCATCGTCGCCGAGGTAGCTCAAGCGGCCAGTAACGCTGGTTTGAATGTGATCGCCCTCACAGACAATCGCGCCTCTCCGTTAGTGTCTTCTGCGAAGTACGCCTTCTTTGTGCCCCACGAAAGCAGCTTCTTCAGCAACAGCATAGGTGCATACGTAGTGTTTTCCGAGGGCCTGATGAACCTGGTCGCGCGAGACCTTGGATCGGAAGCATTATCAGCACTTGAGCGCAGAGAGGGATTCATCACCGATCTGCGAATTGAGTGTCAGTAG
- a CDS encoding C45 family autoproteolytic acyltransferase/hydolase — protein sequence MSSNTTMLKYLKISGTPYDAGLALGEYGREAVHEHLIHSPAWHKVMCWRDSDKLAHMEALVRERHPSCWRELEGMAHGLGLPLKDVFLWNCRGDVLAMTPDGCTTVLLPGRDVRGLVHNEDGDPGFAGHCAIAEMDVGGVKFSSFVYPASLPGHTIAVTDSGLAVTVNNLRGLHVGAGVPRMVLVRALLGERDLAGATRLLNESPRAGGFHLTLAHRDSPDLLSVEFIDTHCSIQVVEAPSLHANHMIHRSLRDRPQIITGSSGWRQIVGDQLLADSADPSKDALAILRNQDNQNFPIYRDASDDCDHENTLATADIRVSRNRIEWQVYSSRNGPPQFHMIDGRRAEKQD from the coding sequence ATGTCGAGTAACACCACTATGCTGAAATACCTGAAGATATCTGGAACGCCATATGACGCTGGTCTGGCGCTAGGAGAATATGGCAGAGAGGCCGTACATGAGCACCTCATCCATAGTCCCGCCTGGCATAAGGTCATGTGCTGGCGCGATAGCGACAAGCTTGCGCACATGGAAGCGCTGGTGCGGGAGAGGCATCCGAGTTGCTGGCGGGAGCTTGAAGGCATGGCCCATGGGTTGGGGCTGCCTCTCAAGGATGTCTTTCTTTGGAATTGTCGCGGTGATGTCCTGGCGATGACTCCAGACGGATGCACGACAGTTCTTCTTCCTGGCAGAGATGTCAGGGGACTGGTTCACAATGAGGATGGAGATCCTGGTTTCGCGGGGCACTGCGCAATCGCAGAAATGGATGTGGGCGGCGTCAAATTTTCCTCGTTTGTATATCCTGCATCGTTACCTGGTCATACAATCGCCGTGACGGATTCAGGTTTGGCTGTGACCGTCAATAATCTACGCGGATTGCATGTCGGAGCAGGCGTGCCTCGGATGGTCCTGGTCCGTGCTCTTCTAGGCGAGCGGGATCTTGCCGGCGCCACACGTCTGTTAAATGAGTCGCCTCGTGCAGGAGGATTCCATCTGACTTTGGCGCATCGTGATTCTCCTGATTTGCTGAGTGTGGAATTCATCGATACGCATTGTTCGATTCAAGTGGTAGAGGCTCCCTCGCTGCATGCAAACCATATGATTCATCGGTCATTGCGTGATCGTCCGCAAATAATTACCGGGTCTTCTGGATGGCGGCAAATCGTCGGTGACCAACTGCTCGCCGACTCAGCCGATCCCAGTAAAGATGCGCTCGCGATCCTGCGCAATCAAGATAACCAGAATTTCCCAATTTATCGGGATGCGTCCGATGATTGCGATCACGAGAATACGTTGGCCACGGCTGATATCCGTGTTTCCCGGAATCGAATAGAATGGCAGGTCTATTCTTCCAGAAATGGACCACCGCAATTCCATATGATCGATGGCCGCAGAGCTGAAAAACAAGATTAA
- the glnQ gene encoding glutamine ABC transporter ATP-binding protein GlnQ, translated as MMNQQKPERTLIAEAAMVEFKSVSKRFGSNVVLDGINLTIRKGEVVVLIGPSGSGKSTLLRCINALEEIDGGDLLVDGISVLSGSSSVRAIRQEAGMVFQQFNLFPQLTALENVAFGPRHVRGASSEEANALASELLAKVGLAERKHHYPNELSGGQQQRVAIARALAVRPKLMLFDEPTSALDPELRQEVLRVMQSLAEEGMTMIVVTHEISFARRVGTRLIFMENGHIAIDGNPGELIENSCNPRLREFLKHVE; from the coding sequence ATGATGAATCAACAAAAACCAGAGCGGACATTGATCGCCGAAGCGGCGATGGTTGAATTCAAATCGGTGAGCAAGCGGTTCGGCAGCAACGTGGTGCTGGATGGTATCAATCTCACCATCCGCAAAGGAGAGGTCGTGGTGTTGATCGGTCCCAGCGGCTCGGGGAAGTCGACGCTGCTACGGTGTATCAATGCTCTGGAGGAGATCGATGGTGGCGATCTTCTGGTAGACGGTATCAGCGTACTCAGTGGAAGCTCGAGCGTTCGTGCGATCCGGCAGGAAGCTGGAATGGTGTTTCAGCAGTTCAATCTTTTTCCGCAGCTGACGGCATTGGAAAATGTGGCGTTTGGTCCGCGCCATGTGAGAGGCGCTTCTTCGGAAGAGGCCAATGCCCTGGCTAGTGAACTTCTGGCCAAGGTCGGCCTCGCTGAGCGGAAACATCATTATCCGAATGAACTGTCAGGTGGCCAACAACAACGAGTCGCCATTGCACGCGCACTTGCCGTACGTCCCAAGTTGATGTTGTTCGATGAGCCGACCTCGGCGCTTGATCCAGAGCTTCGCCAGGAAGTTCTGCGCGTCATGCAATCACTGGCGGAGGAAGGCATGACTATGATCGTCGTTACTCACGAAATCTCTTTCGCGAGAAGGGTTGGGACACGTCTGATTTTCATGGAGAACGGTCATATTGCAATTGACGGAAACCCGGGTGAACTTATAGAAAATTCCTGCAACCCCAGGCTGCGCGAATTCTTGAAACATGTCGAGTAA
- the glnP gene encoding glutamine ABC transporter permease GlnP — MDFDFSVITDSLPALLEGAKVTVLITAAGLVGGTLVGLLAGLMRAYGNTLLKGIGFGYVEFVRGTPIVVQVMFIYFALPVLLGIRVDPMTAAVTSIVVNSGAYIAEIVRGAFLSVPRGLREAGLALGLPVWRVLAFVIGPVAIRRMVPAMGNQFIVSLKDTSLFIVIGVGELTRQGQEIMAANFRAVEIWIAVAAIYLCMIGVMTYALRTFEKRMRIL, encoded by the coding sequence GTGGATTTCGATTTTTCGGTCATTACTGATTCGTTGCCTGCGCTCTTGGAAGGGGCGAAGGTCACGGTGCTGATCACGGCCGCAGGCCTGGTTGGCGGCACGCTGGTCGGCCTCTTGGCTGGACTGATGCGTGCATACGGCAATACCTTATTGAAGGGAATTGGTTTTGGGTATGTGGAGTTCGTCCGAGGGACACCGATCGTCGTGCAAGTGATGTTCATCTACTTCGCTTTGCCGGTGCTCCTGGGAATACGCGTAGATCCCATGACGGCAGCGGTCACTTCAATTGTTGTCAACTCGGGGGCCTATATTGCCGAGATCGTCCGTGGAGCTTTCTTGTCAGTGCCACGTGGATTGCGAGAAGCTGGCCTTGCTTTGGGCCTTCCGGTGTGGAGAGTCCTTGCGTTCGTGATAGGCCCGGTGGCAATACGACGGATGGTGCCGGCAATGGGCAATCAGTTTATCGTCAGCCTGAAGGACACATCGCTGTTCATCGTCATTGGCGTCGGAGAACTTACCAGGCAAGGTCAAGAGATCATGGCGGCAAATTTCCGAGCGGTTGAAATCTGGATTGCTGTGGCCGCCATTTATCTGTGCATGATCGGTGTAATGACATACGCGTTGCGGACCTTCGAAAAGAGGATGCGGATCCTATGA
- the glnH gene encoding glutamine ABC transporter substrate-binding protein GlnH: MKLPFAKLVFASLVALSVVGASARAETLVVACDTAFVPFEFKDRNQYVGFDIDLWDAIAKDIGVTYKLQPMDFNGIIPALQTKNVDVALAGITIKDERKKVIDFSDGYYDSGFSLMVPVGSSIKSVADLAGKALAVKSGTSAFDYAKANFKATELHQFPNIDNAYLELQTGRVDAAMHDTPNVLYYIATAGKGRAKVVGTQMMAHQYGIGFPKGSPLVPKVNAALAKIKADGRYAEIYRKWFGAEPPKQ; this comes from the coding sequence ATGAAATTGCCTTTTGCAAAGCTGGTTTTTGCGTCGTTGGTAGCTTTATCCGTTGTTGGCGCCAGTGCCCGAGCGGAGACTCTTGTCGTGGCCTGTGACACCGCCTTCGTTCCTTTCGAATTCAAGGACCGTAACCAATACGTGGGATTTGACATCGATCTCTGGGACGCCATTGCAAAGGACATCGGGGTGACATACAAGCTGCAGCCCATGGACTTCAACGGCATTATTCCTGCGCTTCAGACCAAGAATGTTGACGTGGCTCTGGCGGGTATCACCATCAAGGACGAGCGGAAGAAGGTGATTGATTTTTCTGACGGTTATTACGACAGCGGTTTCTCGCTGATGGTGCCGGTCGGCAGTTCCATCAAGAGTGTCGCGGATCTGGCTGGCAAGGCGCTCGCGGTTAAAAGCGGAACCTCCGCATTTGATTACGCGAAGGCAAATTTCAAGGCAACCGAGTTGCATCAGTTCCCCAATATCGATAACGCATATCTTGAATTGCAGACGGGCCGCGTGGACGCGGCGATGCACGATACGCCGAATGTCCTGTACTACATCGCTACTGCAGGAAAAGGCAGGGCAAAAGTTGTCGGTACCCAGATGATGGCGCATCAGTACGGGATCGGTTTCCCCAAAGGTAGCCCTTTGGTGCCGAAGGTCAATGCCGCTCTGGCCAAGATCAAGGCGGATGGGCGATATGCGGAAATCTACCGCAAGTGGTTCGGAGCGGAGCCGCCGAAGCAGTGA
- a CDS encoding amino acid ABC transporter ATP-binding protein → MITLQDVSKYYGDFKVLSACNAVIAKGEVVVVCGPSGSGKSTLIKTINALEPIQEGSITIDGVKVNDRSTNLPRLRSRVGMVFQHFELFPHLTIIQNLTLAQIKVLGRKKDEAHQHGMKYLERVGLKAHAGKYPGQLSGGQQQRVAIARALAMDPICMLFDEPTSALDPEMVNEVLDVMVELAQEGMTMVCVTHEMGFARMVAHRVIFMDQGSIVEDRSKDDFFAGGGDHSARSRQFLSKILSH, encoded by the coding sequence ATGATCACGCTGCAAGATGTATCGAAGTACTACGGCGACTTCAAGGTGCTCTCCGCTTGCAACGCCGTCATTGCCAAAGGAGAAGTGGTGGTGGTGTGCGGACCTTCGGGGTCAGGCAAGTCGACACTGATCAAGACCATCAATGCGCTGGAGCCGATTCAGGAAGGCAGCATCACGATCGATGGCGTCAAGGTCAACGACCGCAGCACGAACCTGCCCAGATTACGCTCGCGGGTCGGCATGGTGTTCCAGCATTTTGAATTGTTTCCACATCTGACGATCATCCAGAACCTGACGTTGGCGCAGATAAAGGTACTGGGCCGGAAGAAGGATGAGGCTCACCAGCACGGCATGAAATATCTAGAGCGTGTCGGCCTGAAAGCACATGCCGGAAAATATCCTGGTCAGTTGTCCGGAGGGCAGCAGCAGCGCGTCGCGATTGCCCGCGCTCTGGCCATGGATCCTATTTGCATGTTGTTCGACGAGCCCACCTCGGCACTCGATCCGGAAATGGTCAACGAGGTACTGGACGTCATGGTCGAGCTAGCGCAGGAAGGCATGACCATGGTGTGTGTTACCCATGAAATGGGATTCGCCCGCATGGTTGCGCATCGTGTGATCTTCATGGATCAGGGCAGCATCGTCGAAGACCGCAGCAAGGATGATTTCTTTGCTGGCGGAGGCGATCACTCAGCGCGTAGCAGGCAGTTTCTCTCAAAGATCCTTTCGCACTGA
- the gltK gene encoding glutamate/aspartate ABC transporter permease GltK, producing the protein MAYEFDFSAVTPAALRVLGDGLLVSLKITLVAIVFGMVWGTLLAMMRLSRHSPLQWFAAGYVNLFRSIPLVMVLLWFFLIVPQLLQKLFGLSPANDLRMTSALVAFALFEAAYYAEIIRAGINSVSRGQMAAAYALGLTYPQAMGMVILPQAFRNMVPLLLTQGIVLFQDTSLVYVSALADFFGRAYSIGERNGRIIEMLFVAGAVYFIICFSMSLMVKRYRKKVAT; encoded by the coding sequence CAGTGCGGTGACACCGGCGGCACTCAGGGTGCTCGGCGATGGCTTGCTGGTGTCGCTCAAGATCACGCTGGTCGCGATTGTGTTCGGCATGGTCTGGGGTACGCTGCTGGCGATGATGCGCTTGTCCAGGCATAGTCCCTTGCAATGGTTTGCCGCAGGGTATGTGAACCTGTTCCGCTCCATCCCGCTGGTGATGGTGTTGTTGTGGTTCTTCCTGATCGTGCCCCAGTTGCTGCAAAAGTTGTTCGGTCTGTCGCCGGCCAACGACCTGCGCATGACTTCGGCCCTGGTGGCGTTCGCGTTGTTTGAAGCGGCATATTACGCCGAGATCATCCGCGCCGGCATCAATAGCGTATCGCGCGGACAGATGGCCGCCGCCTATGCATTGGGCCTGACGTATCCGCAAGCCATGGGCATGGTGATCCTGCCCCAGGCCTTCCGCAACATGGTGCCGCTTCTGCTCACGCAAGGTATCGTCCTCTTCCAGGATACGTCGCTGGTCTATGTCAGTGCATTGGCCGATTTCTTCGGACGTGCCTACAGCATTGGCGAGCGCAATGGCCGCATCATCGAAATGCTGTTTGTCGCAGGTGCGGTGTATTTCATCATCTGCTTTTCCATGTCGCTCATGGTCAAGCGTTACAGGAAGAAAGTTGCAACATGA